From a region of the Paeniglutamicibacter cryotolerans genome:
- a CDS encoding HAD hydrolase-like protein, whose amino-acid sequence MISAAQVLFDLDGTLIDPAGAITGGIGHALEVHGIEDPGPASLNALVGPGLAHGLASIPGVEPELIPALIDTYRTHYLERGMALARVYPGITELLTALAAAGVPVAVATSKPTSLARLLIDQQGLAPLLGGVYGAPEAESAAATEGKEAIVAAALAGEGMDPATTVMVGDRRFDLTGASANGLRSIGVRWGFAPPGELEAAGADAIVHDAHELAALLLPATTRTKAGTLTTETQTGTTTGAAR is encoded by the coding sequence ATGATTTCCGCGGCCCAAGTGCTTTTCGACCTCGATGGAACCCTGATCGACCCGGCAGGGGCCATCACCGGCGGCATCGGCCATGCGCTGGAGGTCCACGGCATCGAGGACCCCGGACCGGCATCCCTGAACGCGCTGGTCGGCCCCGGCCTGGCCCACGGTTTGGCGAGCATCCCCGGCGTCGAGCCCGAGCTCATTCCCGCGCTCATCGACACCTACCGCACCCACTACCTCGAGCGCGGCATGGCGCTGGCCCGGGTCTACCCGGGCATCACGGAGCTGCTCACCGCGCTGGCCGCGGCCGGGGTGCCGGTGGCCGTCGCGACGTCCAAGCCGACGTCGCTGGCCCGGCTGCTGATCGACCAGCAGGGGCTCGCTCCTCTGCTGGGCGGCGTCTACGGCGCACCGGAGGCGGAATCCGCGGCGGCCACCGAGGGCAAGGAGGCCATCGTCGCGGCGGCGCTGGCCGGCGAGGGCATGGACCCGGCGACCACCGTGATGGTGGGGGACCGGCGCTTCGACCTGACCGGGGCATCCGCCAACGGGCTGCGCTCGATAGGCGTCCGCTGGGGATTCGCCCCTCCCGGCGAGCTGGAGGCGGCGGGAGCCGACGCCATCGTGCACGACGCACACGAACTGGCGGCGCTGCTGCTGCCCGCCACCACGAGAACGAAGGCCGGGACATTGACGACTGAAACCCAGACCGGGACCACGACGGGAGCTGCACGCTAA
- the rapZ gene encoding RNase adapter RapZ: MSTDLSPVKPPETELLIITGMSGAGRTTAAHALEDHGWYVVENLPPALLGMLTELVSRTAGSIPKLAVVMDVRSKSFFPQLRESLAALTAAGVLFRVLFLEAGDDLLVRRFEQGRRPHPLQGSGRILDGISTEREVLHELKEAAEIVVDTTDMSVHDLNRAITELFSESGPIVLRLNVMSFGFKYGLPTDANYVADVRFIPNPHWVPELRPHTGLEREVSDYVLGATGAQEFISRYISALEPVFEGYRRENKHYATIAVGCTGGKHRSVATAVEIGHRLSQLPNVTVSVTHRDLGRE, from the coding sequence ATGAGTACCGACTTGTCACCCGTGAAACCGCCCGAGACCGAACTGCTGATCATCACCGGAATGTCCGGCGCCGGACGTACCACTGCGGCGCATGCGCTCGAGGACCACGGGTGGTACGTCGTGGAGAATCTGCCCCCGGCGCTGCTGGGCATGCTCACCGAGCTGGTTTCGCGCACGGCGGGTTCCATCCCGAAGCTCGCCGTGGTCATGGACGTGCGCTCCAAGTCCTTCTTCCCGCAGCTGCGCGAATCGCTCGCCGCACTCACGGCCGCCGGCGTGCTTTTCCGGGTGTTGTTCCTGGAGGCCGGCGATGACCTGCTGGTCCGCCGCTTCGAACAGGGTCGCCGCCCGCACCCGCTGCAGGGCTCTGGGCGGATCCTGGACGGCATCAGCACCGAACGCGAGGTGCTGCACGAGCTGAAGGAAGCAGCCGAAATCGTCGTGGACACCACCGACATGTCGGTCCACGACCTGAACCGCGCGATCACCGAGCTATTCTCCGAATCCGGGCCGATAGTGCTGCGCCTGAACGTGATGAGCTTCGGATTCAAATACGGGCTGCCGACCGATGCCAACTACGTGGCCGACGTGCGCTTCATCCCGAACCCGCACTGGGTCCCGGAACTGCGCCCGCACACCGGCCTCGAGCGTGAGGTCAGCGACTACGTGCTCGGGGCAACCGGGGCCCAGGAGTTCATCTCCCGCTATATCAGTGCCCTGGAACCGGTCTTCGAGGGCTACCGCCGCGAAAACAAGCACTACGCCACCATCGCCGTGGGCTGCACCGGGGGCAAACACCGCTCGGTGGCCACTGCAGTGGAAATCGGGCACCGGCTGAGTCAGCTGCCCAATGTCACGGTGTCTGTCACGCACCGCGACCTGGGCCGCGAGTAA
- a CDS encoding lysophospholipid acyltransferase family protein, producing MGVYDMTRGSIRALLAGLCRPTINGLENVPRTGPVIIASNHLSFLDSIIIQALTPRDVAFFAKAEYFTTPGLKGTLMKSFFESVGSIPVQRGEQAASVAALDSLVEILEAGGGVGIYPEGTRSRDGKLYRGRTGVGWLALTTGAPVVPVGLIGTENLQPAGAKRIRPHHFTLSFGKPLQFEHIGRKHPLPERRRATDAIVDEIAKLTGQEYTGAYNQAPVAE from the coding sequence ATGGGTGTGTACGACATGACCCGCGGCTCCATCCGCGCACTGCTGGCCGGCCTGTGCCGGCCCACCATCAACGGGCTGGAGAACGTCCCGCGCACCGGGCCGGTCATCATCGCCTCCAACCACCTCTCCTTCCTGGACTCGATCATCATCCAGGCGCTGACCCCGCGCGATGTCGCGTTCTTCGCGAAGGCCGAGTACTTCACCACGCCCGGGCTCAAGGGCACGCTGATGAAGTCCTTCTTCGAATCCGTGGGCTCGATCCCGGTCCAGCGCGGTGAGCAGGCCGCCTCGGTGGCGGCGCTCGACTCGCTGGTGGAGATCCTGGAGGCCGGCGGCGGCGTGGGCATCTACCCCGAGGGCACCCGTTCGCGCGACGGCAAGCTCTACCGAGGCCGCACCGGCGTGGGGTGGCTCGCACTGACCACCGGCGCCCCGGTGGTCCCGGTGGGCCTGATCGGCACCGAGAACCTGCAGCCCGCCGGGGCGAAACGGATCCGGCCGCACCACTTCACCCTCTCCTTCGGCAAACCGCTGCAGTTCGAGCACATCGGACGCAAGCATCCGCTGCCCGAACGCCGCCGTGCCACCGATGCCATCGTCGATGAGATAGCCAAGCTGACCGGCCAGGAATACACCGGCGCGTACAACCAGGCACCCGTGGCGGAATAG
- the uvrC gene encoding excinuclease ABC subunit UvrC, with amino-acid sequence MADPNSYRPAPGEIPTRPGVYRFRDQHGRVIYVGKAKNLRSRLSSYFANPAGLTPKTHAMVHTAASVEWTVVGSELEALQLEFTWIKEYNPRFNIVFRDDKSYPYLAVTMGEKYPRAQVMRGERRKDTKYFGPFYPAKAIRETLDTLLRVFPVRTCSAGVFRRAEASGRPCLLGYIDKCSAPCVGRISPEDHRELAAELCRFMGGEGTRFIRELEKQMAAAAAEMEYEQAARLRDDIAALRRVFERNAVVLAENTDADVFAVHEDELEAAVQVFYVRGGRIRGQRGWVVEKVEDFTQAEFIEHMLLQVYGEAQGDDKVPREVLIPTLPENHEHLASWLSGLRGSAVDVRVPVRGEKAALMDTVRENAEQALRLHKSRRAGDLSVRSAALQELQEALGIPVPLLRIECYDVSHVQGTNVVASMVVVEDGLPKKSDYRKFSITGDAARDDTASMYDVITRRFRRYLEDQEHTAPAISGEIGEETKATRRFAYPPALVVVDGGPPQVAAAMRALGDLGIDDVYVVGLAKRLEEVWLPDDEFPVILPRASDALYLMQRIRDEAHRFAITFHRKKRSASMISSVLDDIAGLGPAKRTALLKHFGSLKKLKAAGAEDLVQVPGIGTAMAAVLLDAFAADAADTDRAPAINMTTGEVLD; translated from the coding sequence ATGGCCGATCCGAACAGCTACCGCCCGGCACCCGGGGAGATCCCGACCCGGCCCGGGGTCTACCGCTTCCGTGATCAGCACGGGCGCGTCATCTACGTCGGCAAGGCCAAGAACCTGCGTTCGCGGCTCAGCTCCTACTTCGCGAACCCGGCCGGGCTCACGCCCAAGACCCACGCGATGGTGCACACCGCCGCCTCCGTCGAATGGACGGTGGTGGGCTCCGAGCTGGAGGCGCTGCAGCTGGAGTTCACCTGGATCAAGGAATACAACCCGCGCTTCAACATCGTCTTCCGCGACGACAAGTCCTACCCGTACCTGGCCGTGACCATGGGGGAGAAATACCCGCGGGCGCAGGTCATGCGCGGGGAGCGGCGCAAGGACACCAAGTACTTCGGCCCGTTTTATCCGGCCAAGGCGATCCGCGAAACACTCGACACGCTGCTGCGCGTCTTCCCGGTGCGGACCTGCTCCGCAGGCGTGTTCCGGCGCGCCGAGGCCTCCGGGCGGCCATGCCTGCTCGGCTACATCGACAAGTGCTCGGCGCCCTGCGTGGGCCGGATCAGCCCCGAGGACCACCGCGAGCTAGCCGCCGAGCTCTGCCGCTTCATGGGCGGGGAGGGCACCCGCTTCATCAGGGAGCTGGAGAAGCAGATGGCCGCCGCTGCCGCCGAGATGGAATACGAGCAGGCCGCCCGCCTGCGCGACGACATCGCCGCGCTGCGCCGGGTCTTCGAACGCAACGCGGTGGTGTTGGCCGAAAACACCGACGCCGACGTGTTTGCCGTCCACGAGGACGAGCTGGAGGCCGCGGTGCAGGTCTTCTACGTGCGCGGCGGACGCATCCGCGGCCAGCGCGGCTGGGTGGTGGAGAAGGTCGAGGACTTCACGCAGGCCGAGTTCATCGAACACATGCTGTTGCAGGTCTACGGCGAGGCGCAGGGGGATGACAAGGTTCCGCGCGAGGTCCTGATCCCGACGCTGCCCGAAAACCACGAGCACCTCGCCTCCTGGCTGTCGGGGTTGCGCGGCTCGGCGGTGGACGTGCGCGTGCCGGTGCGCGGGGAAAAGGCAGCGCTGATGGACACCGTGCGGGAGAACGCCGAACAGGCACTGCGGCTGCACAAGTCCCGCCGCGCCGGGGACCTGAGCGTGCGCTCGGCGGCGCTGCAGGAACTGCAGGAGGCGCTGGGTATCCCGGTGCCGCTGCTGCGCATCGAGTGCTACGACGTCTCCCACGTGCAGGGCACCAACGTGGTCGCCTCCATGGTGGTCGTGGAGGACGGGCTGCCCAAGAAGTCCGACTACCGCAAGTTCTCCATCACCGGCGACGCTGCGCGCGATGACACCGCTTCGATGTACGACGTGATCACCCGGCGCTTCCGCCGCTACCTGGAGGACCAGGAACACACCGCCCCGGCGATCAGCGGGGAGATCGGCGAGGAAACGAAGGCGACCCGCCGCTTCGCCTACCCGCCGGCGCTGGTCGTGGTCGACGGCGGACCGCCGCAGGTCGCCGCCGCCATGCGCGCGCTGGGGGACTTGGGCATCGACGACGTGTACGTGGTCGGGCTGGCCAAGCGACTCGAGGAGGTCTGGCTGCCGGACGACGAGTTCCCGGTGATCCTGCCCCGTGCCTCCGACGCGCTCTACCTGATGCAGCGCATCCGCGACGAGGCGCACCGCTTCGCCATCACCTTCCACCGCAAGAAGCGCTCCGCCTCGATGATCTCCTCGGTGCTCGACGACATAGCGGGCCTCGGCCCGGCCAAGCGCACCGCGCTGCTCAAGCACTTCGGCTCGCTGAAGAAGCTCAAGGCCGCCGGTGCGGAAGACCTGGTGCAGGTGCCGGGCATCGGGACGGCCATGGCCGCCGTCCTGCTCGATGCCTTCGCCGCCGATGCGGCGGACACTGATCGGGCACCGGCCATTAACATGACCACCGGTGAGGTCCTGGACTGA
- a CDS encoding gluconeogenesis factor YvcK family protein: MPILPPLSGRDDAPVRVVALGGGHGLSASLSALRRLTSEITAVVTVADDGGSSGKLRDELDVLPPGDLRMALAALCDDTDWGRTWRDVMQHRFSSKPESAGSLDQHAVGNLLIVALWELLQDPVAGLRWAGALLGARGQVLPMSTVPLTISGDVLEEGANGELVRRRIRGQASLASAGSSALVANVSLEPRNAPACAEALEAIELADWVVLGPGSWYTSVLPHLLLPEMRHALETTPARRLLTMNLATETNETAGLDAAAHLEVIARYAPDLRLDAILADPDTVGDLRRFEAAAARLGARCFFGRVGVGTGRAVHDPLRLAAAYHDVFTTYDSDEPSS, encoded by the coding sequence ATGCCGATCCTTCCTCCGCTCTCCGGCCGGGACGATGCACCCGTCCGCGTGGTCGCGCTGGGCGGCGGACACGGCCTCTCGGCCTCGCTCTCGGCCCTGCGCCGGCTCACCTCCGAGATCACGGCTGTCGTGACCGTCGCTGATGACGGCGGTTCCTCCGGCAAGCTGCGCGATGAGCTCGACGTGCTGCCGCCGGGTGACCTGCGGATGGCCTTGGCCGCCCTGTGCGACGACACCGACTGGGGGAGGACCTGGCGCGATGTCATGCAGCATCGGTTCTCCTCGAAGCCCGAGTCGGCCGGTTCGCTTGACCAACACGCCGTGGGCAACCTACTGATCGTCGCGCTCTGGGAACTGCTCCAGGATCCCGTGGCCGGGCTGCGTTGGGCCGGGGCGCTGCTGGGGGCCCGCGGCCAGGTACTGCCGATGTCCACCGTTCCGCTGACCATCTCGGGGGACGTGCTGGAGGAGGGGGCCAACGGTGAACTGGTCAGGCGCAGGATCCGCGGCCAGGCGTCCCTGGCTAGTGCCGGTTCCAGCGCCCTGGTGGCAAATGTCTCCTTGGAGCCGAGAAACGCGCCGGCGTGCGCCGAGGCCCTGGAGGCCATCGAGCTGGCCGATTGGGTAGTGCTGGGACCGGGCTCCTGGTACACCTCGGTGCTGCCGCACCTGCTGCTGCCCGAAATGCGCCACGCCCTGGAAACCACCCCTGCCCGCCGCCTGCTGACCATGAACTTGGCCACCGAGACGAACGAGACGGCGGGGCTCGATGCGGCAGCTCACCTCGAGGTGATCGCACGCTACGCCCCGGACCTGCGCCTCGATGCGATTCTGGCCGATCCGGACACCGTCGGAGACCTCCGGCGTTTCGAGGCGGCAGCCGCCCGGCTCGGCGCCCGGTGCTTTTTCGGTAGAGTAGGGGTTGGTACCGGCCGCGCAGTGCATGATCCGTTGCGCCTCGCCGCTGCCTATCACGACGTCTTCACGACGTACGATTCAGACGAGCCCAGCAGTTAG
- a CDS encoding superoxide dismutase, which yields MAVYTLPELQYDYAALEPNISARIMELHHSKHHAAYVAGANAALEQLAEARAKGEFGNVPKLSKDLAFHLGGHTNHSIFWSNLSPEGGDKPVGELAAAIDDAFGSFDAFRAHFTAAAMSLQGSGWALLAFEGLGGQLVIEQLYDQQGNVPVASTPLLMLDMWEHAFYLDYVNVKADYVKAFWNIVNWADVSARFEAARAGARSLVVPGR from the coding sequence ATGGCTGTTTATACCCTTCCGGAGCTGCAGTACGATTACGCGGCCCTGGAACCGAATATTTCGGCGCGGATCATGGAGCTGCACCATTCCAAGCACCATGCGGCGTATGTGGCCGGGGCGAATGCTGCTCTGGAGCAGTTGGCTGAGGCGCGGGCCAAGGGTGAGTTCGGGAATGTTCCGAAGTTGTCCAAGGATTTGGCGTTCCATCTGGGTGGTCATACTAACCACTCGATTTTCTGGTCGAATTTGTCGCCTGAGGGTGGGGATAAGCCGGTGGGTGAGTTGGCTGCGGCGATTGATGATGCGTTTGGTTCGTTTGATGCGTTCCGTGCGCATTTCACGGCCGCGGCGATGAGCCTGCAGGGTTCGGGGTGGGCGTTGTTGGCGTTTGAGGGGTTGGGTGGCCAGTTGGTCATTGAGCAGCTGTATGACCAGCAGGGCAATGTGCCGGTGGCGAGTACCCCGTTGTTGATGTTGGACATGTGGGAGCATGCGTTCTATTTGGACTATGTGAATGTGAAGGCCGATTACGTGAAGGCTTTTTGGAACATCGTGAATTGGGCTGATGTGTCGGCTCGTTTCGAGGCGGCGCGTGCCGGTGCGCGGTCGTTGGTTGTTCCGGGTAGGTAA
- the whiA gene encoding DNA-binding protein WhiA, with the protein MALTASVKDELSRLEIRKSSERKAEVSTMLRFAGGLHIISGRIVIEAEVDLASTARRLRAAIAEVYGHTAEIIVVSGGGLRRGNRYVVRVVREGEALARQTGLLDGRGRPVRGLPSVIVNGSTADAEAVWRGAFLAHGSLTEPGRSSALEITCPGPESALALVGAARRLGLVAKARDVRGVDRVVIRDGDSIAVLLTRMGAHDALMVWEERRMRKEVRATANRLANFDDANLRRSAQAAVAAGARVERALEILGDDVPEHLKYAGALRVAHKQASLDELGRIADPAMTKDAIAGRIRRLLAMADKRAGELGIPGTEASVTADMLDN; encoded by the coding sequence ATGGCACTGACGGCTTCCGTCAAGGATGAGCTGTCCCGGCTCGAAATCCGGAAATCCTCGGAGCGCAAGGCCGAAGTCTCGACGATGCTTCGCTTCGCTGGAGGCCTGCACATCATCTCCGGGCGCATCGTCATCGAGGCCGAGGTTGACCTGGCCTCCACCGCCCGGCGCCTGCGGGCCGCCATCGCCGAGGTCTACGGACACACGGCCGAAATCATTGTCGTCTCCGGCGGGGGACTGCGCCGCGGCAACCGCTACGTGGTCCGCGTCGTGCGCGAGGGCGAGGCCCTGGCCCGGCAGACGGGCCTGCTGGACGGGCGCGGCCGCCCGGTCCGGGGGTTGCCCTCGGTCATCGTCAACGGCTCCACGGCAGATGCCGAAGCCGTCTGGCGCGGGGCCTTCCTCGCCCACGGTTCGCTCACCGAGCCCGGGCGCTCCTCGGCGCTGGAAATCACCTGTCCCGGACCGGAGTCGGCGCTCGCGCTGGTCGGCGCGGCGCGCCGCCTGGGCCTGGTCGCCAAGGCACGCGACGTGCGTGGTGTGGACCGGGTGGTGATCCGCGATGGCGATTCGATTGCCGTACTGCTCACCCGCATGGGCGCCCACGACGCGCTCATGGTCTGGGAGGAGCGGCGGATGCGCAAGGAAGTCCGGGCCACGGCGAACCGCCTGGCCAACTTCGACGACGCCAACCTGCGCCGCTCGGCCCAGGCGGCCGTTGCCGCCGGAGCCCGGGTGGAGCGTGCCCTGGAAATCCTCGGCGACGATGTTCCCGAGCACCTGAAATACGCCGGGGCGTTGCGCGTGGCCCACAAGCAGGCCTCGCTGGACGAGCTCGGTCGCATCGCCGACCCGGCCATGACCAAGGATGCGATTGCCGGCCGGATCCGTCGTTTGCTCGCCATGGCCGATAAACGCGCTGGTGAACTTGGCATCCCAGGCACCGAGGCGAGCGTTACCGCGGATATGCTGGATAACTGA